The following are from one region of the Jatrophihabitans telluris genome:
- a CDS encoding MarR family transcriptional regulator, which produces MFDAVLRSSRALVAVSARSIAAAKGVTLPQFRMLVVLFEATNRTTNLTALAAALDVASPTAMRMVDRLVAAGLVERSVHADNRRETHLTLTASGRRTVRTVTARRRRDSPPCSPSSRPP; this is translated from the coding sequence GTGTTCGACGCAGTGCTGCGGTCCTCACGAGCCCTCGTCGCAGTATCGGCCCGCTCGATCGCCGCCGCCAAGGGCGTGACGCTGCCGCAGTTCCGGATGCTCGTTGTCCTGTTCGAGGCCACGAACAGGACGACCAACCTGACCGCGCTCGCGGCTGCGTTGGACGTTGCATCCCCGACGGCGATGCGGATGGTCGACCGACTTGTGGCCGCAGGCCTCGTGGAACGCTCGGTGCATGCCGACAACCGACGCGAAACCCACTTGACCCTCACCGCGTCAGGACGTCGAACCGTCCGCACCGTGACCGCCAGGCGGCGTCGCGACTCTCCGCCGTGCTCACCCAGCTCTCGCCCCCCGTAG
- a CDS encoding potassium/proton antiporter, translated as MSDTYTFARLVLLIAGVGLVALLANRLTERIKIPAPLLVLVAATIAVNAIPVLHVPPERLVERLVTVALVCILFDGGLNMGWPRFRTAAVPIAVTGVLGTFLTAAATAAFIHYMFGLAWYLALLVATAISPTDPAVVFSVLGQREVEGRSGTILEGESGANDPVGIALMASLISAGSLDASAFGQVTGQFVLQMGVGAAVGILGGRLVLWFIRAVPLPSEGLYPLRTLACAFILFGAATLAHGSGFLAVFVAGILLGDERAPYKREIERFHSALASLGEIVAFIALGLTVDLHQLIQTDVWVPGLIIGVVLAVVIRPVFVAICLIPARLRPNERTFVLFAGLKGAVPILLGGFILAAHIEQAPRLYGIIVIVVALSVLVQGSLVPTVAGWLNLPMRVSEPEPWALGVRLAEEPDGVHRFTVSPGSKADGRRIEDLPDFPVDAWISLIVRSNQPVPVRGDSTLLPGDQLIVTAANDLNTRLQAIFTRALHHD; from the coding sequence ATGTCCGATACCTATACCTTCGCCCGGTTGGTGCTGCTCATCGCCGGGGTCGGGCTGGTTGCCTTGCTGGCCAACCGACTCACCGAACGCATTAAGATTCCCGCCCCGCTGTTGGTTCTGGTCGCTGCCACGATCGCCGTCAACGCCATCCCCGTCCTACATGTGCCGCCCGAGCGGCTGGTCGAGCGGCTGGTCACTGTCGCCTTGGTCTGCATTCTGTTCGACGGCGGCCTGAACATGGGCTGGCCCAGGTTCCGCACCGCGGCCGTCCCCATCGCAGTGACCGGCGTGCTGGGCACCTTCCTCACCGCCGCCGCCACCGCGGCGTTCATCCACTACATGTTTGGGCTTGCCTGGTACCTCGCGTTGCTGGTCGCGACCGCCATTTCGCCCACCGACCCGGCGGTCGTGTTCTCCGTCCTCGGGCAACGTGAGGTCGAGGGCCGCAGCGGCACCATCCTGGAAGGTGAATCGGGCGCGAACGACCCGGTCGGGATCGCGTTGATGGCCAGCCTGATCAGCGCCGGCAGCCTGGACGCGAGCGCGTTCGGGCAGGTGACCGGGCAGTTCGTGTTGCAGATGGGTGTCGGCGCGGCCGTCGGGATCCTCGGCGGCCGGCTGGTGTTGTGGTTCATCCGCGCGGTGCCGCTGCCCAGCGAAGGCCTGTACCCGTTGCGCACGCTGGCCTGCGCGTTCATCCTCTTCGGAGCCGCAACCTTGGCGCACGGCTCGGGCTTCCTGGCCGTCTTCGTCGCCGGCATTCTGCTCGGTGACGAACGCGCACCGTACAAGCGCGAGATCGAACGCTTCCACTCCGCGCTGGCCAGCCTCGGTGAGATCGTCGCATTCATCGCCCTCGGCCTCACAGTCGACCTGCATCAACTCATCCAGACCGATGTCTGGGTGCCCGGGCTGATCATCGGAGTCGTGCTCGCCGTGGTCATCCGGCCGGTGTTCGTGGCGATATGCCTGATCCCAGCTCGGCTCAGGCCGAATGAACGCACCTTCGTGTTGTTCGCCGGCCTCAAAGGCGCGGTGCCGATCCTTCTCGGCGGCTTCATCCTTGCCGCCCACATCGAGCAGGCTCCGCGGCTCTACGGGATCATCGTCATCGTCGTCGCGCTCTCCGTCCTCGTCCAAGGCAGCCTCGTCCCCACCGTCGCCGGTTGGCTGAACCTGCCGATGCGCGTCAGCGAACCCGAGCCGTGGGCACTCGGAGTGCGGCTGGCCGAGGAACCCGACGGGGTGCACCGCTTCACCGTCTCCCCGGGATCGAAAGCCGACGGCCGCCGCATCGAGGACCTACCAGACTTCCCCGTAGACGCATGGATCAGCCTGATCGTGCGAAGCAACCAACCCGTGCCCGTCCGAGGCGACAGCACCCTGCTACCCGGGGACCAACTGATCGTGACGGCCGCGAACGACCTCAACACCAGGCTCCAGGCCATCTTTACCCGCGCCCTCCACCACGACTAA
- a CDS encoding ATP-binding protein — MRDSGAHNGLGVRAAPGDWSATVPLPSDTSAAAFARLFLQERATGLPGDFLADAMLATSELVANAILHGRPAFWLFVRDLAAGIAIGVHDDGDSMPFSPVIEPRPDQMDGRGLRIVEALRSTWGVQPTPTGKMVWFEMHM; from the coding sequence ATGCGCGATTCGGGTGCCCACAACGGGCTAGGCGTCCGCGCCGCCCCCGGCGACTGGTCGGCAACGGTGCCGCTCCCATCGGATACCTCGGCTGCCGCATTCGCTCGCCTGTTCCTGCAAGAGCGCGCCACCGGCCTACCCGGGGACTTCCTCGCCGACGCGATGCTCGCCACGTCCGAACTCGTCGCCAACGCCATCCTGCACGGGCGGCCCGCGTTCTGGTTGTTTGTCCGTGACCTCGCGGCTGGCATCGCCATAGGTGTCCATGATGACGGCGACAGCATGCCGTTCAGCCCCGTCATCGAGCCTCGACCCGACCAGATGGACGGCCGAGGCCTGCGCATCGTCGAGGCACTGAGGTCAACGTGGGGTGTGCAGCCGACGCCCACGGGAAAGATGGTCTGGTTCGAAATGCACATGTGA